Part of the Tolypothrix sp. PCC 7910 genome, AGGTGAGCATAATTCTAACGGCTGTTTTCAGGCTTTGGGGCCATTGTTCTGTAGGGCCTAGGGAAGTTTGCGACCAATCCTTTTCTCGCATCCGTGCACCCATTTCACCCCCACCAAGCAAAAAGTTAACCTCAGCGTTGCTTACTGATGTTGACTCATTACCCACGTGTCCATTCTGATTAGCCATACTCACAAAGCCTGCTCCTCTTTGGGAAAATTAAGTTATTCGCAGGATTTGACCACGTTCACCTAATTGATGGGGTAGGCTATCAATTCGCTGCATTGCTCACGGAGAAGGTGGGGCGTTGGGATTTCCCTTCATAAAGCAATATATACTAATTTTTTCTGTAGAGTATGTCTTTTGCGATCAGTCTAGAGATATAAATATTGAGTTTTGGTGTAATGCTACTGCACATTGCACCAAGGGACTTACAGATAAAAAAGAAAAATACAGCAAATGAAAATTTTCGTTACTCGCAATCTACCAACTGACTTAGTACAACTTAATGCAATGGTATCTGTGGAGGTTTGGCCGGAACGTCAACCACCACCTTATGAGATTTTGCTGGCTAAGGCGAAAGCTGTAGATGGGTTGTTGTGTCTGTTAACAGATAGAATTGATCAACAATTAATTGCTAGTTCTTCACTGAAAGTCATTAGTCAAATGGCTGTGGGGTTCGATAACATCGATATTGCGGCGGCGACAGCACAAAAAATTCCCGTGGGACATACCCCTGGTGTATTAACTGATGCTACGGCAGATTTAACTTGGGCTTTACTCATGGCGGCTGCGCGGCGAGTTGTGGAAGCTGATAGATTTACCCGTGCAGGTTTGTGGCGAACTTGGGAACCAGATTTATTATTAGGGCCGAATGTTGCAGGTGCTACCTTGGGAATTATTGGCTGGGGACGAATTGGACAAGCTGTAGCGCGTCGTGCCCAAGGTTTTGATATGAGAATACTGTATACCAGCAACCGCAAATGTCAGCCAGAGGTGGAAAAATGTTACGGTGCTGAGTTTGTGACGTTAGACAGGTTATTGCAAACATCCGACTTTATCAGTATCCATACGCCAGGGAATCAAGAGACTTATCATTTATTAAGCGATCGCGAATTTGCTTTAATGAAGCCATCGGCTATCTTAATAAACACAGCACGGGGAACGATTATCGACCAAGAGGCATTGTATCGGGCACTCTGCCAAAAGCAAATCGCCGCCGCCGCTTTGGATGTCACCGATCCAGAACCGCTACCAATGGATAGCCCCTTGCTAACTCTAGAGAACTTGATTATCACACCCCACATCGGAAGCGCCAGCCGCCAAACAAGAGCAAAAATGGCAGACATTGCGATCGCAAACTTAATTGCAGGCTTAAAAGGCGATCGTCTTCCCTACTGCGTCAACCCAGAAGTTTATCGTTAAATTAATGCGTACTCCATCAATTACGAATTACGAATTATCAACTAATCTCGGATACTGCGGACGGCAAGGACTACCTAAACAAACCTGTCCAGATGGCATGGAACTAAAAACACTACTACGTGCGCCAATCACAGCATTTGCGCCGATTTCCACACCTGGGGCGACAAAACAATCAGCTGCTACCCAAACGCCATTATTAATAGTAATCTTCGCTGTCTTCAAGCCAAAAGCCGGATCGCGCATATCATGGCTACCAGTACAGAGATAACTTTTATGGGAAATTACGCAATGTTCCCCGATGTGAATCTCATCGAGACTATAGAAAACGACATCATCACCAATCCAGCTATAGTCACCGATAGTCACTTTCCAAGGATAGGTAAAGCGCGCAGTTGGGCGAATAAACACACCTTTACCAATCCGCGCCCCAAACAAACGCAGCAACATACAACGCACCTGATTTAACGGCTGTATAGTCAAAGGAAAAGCGATCGCCTGCACCAACCACCACAACAAAATATACCAACCCGGACGGCCTCTATCAAACCAGGATTGGTCATACTTGCGTAAATCGGCAAAAGGGGCATTGGGCATGGGGCATTGGGCATTGGGCATTGGGTATTTGTTATTTGTCATTTGTCATTTGTCATTTGTCATTTGTCATTTGTCATTTGGTAATGGATAATTGGGATTTCTTCTTGTCCCCTTGTCTCCTTGTCTCCTTGTCTCCTCATCTCCCCAGTCCCCAGTCCCCAGTCCCTAATCCCTAATCCCTAATCCCCAATCCCCCTCACTACGATTTCGCCGTATTCAGCGTTCCGCCACAGTCGCGTAATTCGTAAAGTTTGGCTCCGATTTGATATTCGTATTGGCTTAATAAACAGGCATAAACATATCCAGCTTTGCCATCTAAAAAGCCGCGCTGAATAATGTAGAACAAAATAAACCGTAATAATGGTTTAAATGGTAGACGTACCCAGACTTTTTTTAAGAAGCGTTTGCGTTGGACTGCATCACCAAATAAATGTCCACCAATTGTGCCACCTTCATCTCGATTGGTGAGCAGATTATAATAAACGCGGGCTTCCCAATTAGAATAACGATTGTGTCTTTCTAACCAGTGGTAAAGGTCGCGGAAATCTTCATGCAACATATCATTTTTGAGATAGCCGACTTTACCATCTAAAACCACGTGTTCGTGAACTTCATTATCGCCAGTATTGGGAATATCTTCGGTATGCAGGTTTTCGTAACGCCCTTGTTTATGCTTAAATAATCGCAAATTCCAATCGGGATATTTACCACCGTGGCGAATCCATTTTCCTAAGAAAAATACTCGGCGATTGAGATAATAACCTGCATATTCATCGTCTTGAATTACTTGAGCAATTTCTGCCCATAATTCTGGTGTAATTCGCTCATCACAATCGACAATTAACACCCATTCATTGCGAAATGGCAGATTATCTAAAGACCAATTTTTCTTCTTCGGCCAGCTACCATTAAATTTAAATTGGACGATATGAGCGCCAAAACTTTCTGCAATAGCGACACTGTTATCGGTACTTTGAGAATCAACTAGAAATACTTCATCAGCTATTTGCAAGCTAGTGAGGCAAGCTGGTAAATTAGCTTGCTCATTTTTGGCGGGAATAAGTACAGAAACAGGTATTTTAGATGACATATAAGATTTAAAATATATTTCAGATATTATTTTTTATTTGCTGTTGATAGTAGCCCTTGAATGGCAGCATTTAAATAACCAATCTGACCATAGGCATAAACAAGCTTGTCAAAGCGTTCTGCTGGATCGGAAAAGTATTGCAATGCTTTATATAAACCGCGAATAAAGCGTTCGCCACCTCGTTGTAATTGGCTAATTCCAGCTTTTCCTGCAAGTTGTTCGCGGTAACATTCACTAATACCTTGCCACCAGCCGCGGTTTAAAAACCAAGAACGTTTTAAGCGTTCTGGTGCAACATTGTGAGCTACTAACGCTGCGGGAAGATAAGCAACTTGCCAACCTTTTTGCAGGGCAAATTCTGTCATTTGCAGTTCTTCATTGGATAATAAATTTTTGCCGACTCGACCAAGATGGGGATCAAAGCCGCCAATCTCTTCCAAGAAGGAACGGCGTATACAGTAATTTAAGCCTCTGGGGGTGAAACTCGGTTTATCAATATAAATTGTGCTGTCACCCAAGTCGTATGCACCCAAATTCGCAGCTAAACCAGGGGATAGCCAGCGTGGTTGTTGTACGTCTTGGGGCCATAAAAGCGTAACTTTACCACCAGCGATCGCTAGTTGCGAGTTATTTTTATAGGCATCATAAAATACTGAAAGCCAGCGATCGCTTGCGACTGCATCATCATCTAAATAAGCGAGAATCTCTCCACTCGCTAGTTTTGCACCCGTATTCCGCGCTACAGATAAACCAGTAGTTGGTTCAAAGACATACTTCAACCGAGGATTGCTGGCTCTTTGCGCTACAACTTCCTTAGTGCGATCGCTGGAGTTATTATCAACTACCACAACTTCAAACTCAGCCGCAAAATCCTGTGCCAAAAGACTATCAATCGCCGCACCTAAATAGGTGTCTCGATTGTGAGTACAAATAATGGCAGAGATTTGGATATCTGGCATAGGCATTGGTTATGGTTTTTGCTGTTACCAGTTGTCAGTGGTCAAAAGTCTCCAGCCAACAGTCGCAAGTTATACAAAGTCTATAAAGCTTTGACTAATAACTAATGACCAATGACCAATGACTCATGACAACATCCAACCGTAACCTAATGCCGCTAATCTATACCAAAAATCTAGTCCTACCAACCGAGTTTCTTCGGAAATAATCGTCAGAACTTTAAGCTTGCTGAACGTGACTGTGTAATATTACCAGTGTTTCAGCTAATTGACTGAGGCGAGTTTCCAGGTATTGTTTGCGTCCTAAAAGTTGGCGTAATTTTTGATAACGTGCGATCGCCATACTTACCGATGGAACCTGATCTGGGGGACAGGGACGTGTCCAAACTTGACCAGAAGCATCAACACCGCATAGACGGTAGCCTGTACGGGAAGATTGATAAGAAACTTTGGCACCCGCAGCACAAATTTCTTCTACATAATCCATTAGGCGATCGACTTCTGCATGGCGTAATGTCGCTTTTCCTCCTTGGTCTGGTTCTTTGGTATTGGATTCTAACCAGCCATTGACTATCGGCCCTTCTAAATAAACATCTTGAATTTGCTTGAGGATTGTATGTAGTTCTTTCTCCCAACCTACAACAGTTTCCTCAATATCCTTTAACAAATTCATTGCCAATCCTGGATTTGCACCGTGGCGATGGTTGCTGAAGCTGGGTGTTTTAAATTTCGGTAGGCTAGGTGTTTTACCACTGCTATCTTGTGTAGAAAAAGCCTGTACACCATGATGGTGAGCAAATAATTCCTCTGAGTCAGAAAAGCTACCTTCAGCATCGGGACTGAGGTCAATTGTCTTTCCCTCGTTTTCTAGTTCCTCTGGTGAAGGATTCAGCACACTATCTGTAGATTCAGTTGTCCCAACGCTGATTCTAAAAGAGAAAGGCCGCTTTTGCGAATCACCTGTTTCTGGAGTATCGGCGGTACCTTTATTCCCTAAATCGTGTAGAGTTGCCTCAATGCGTTTCCAGCCTGTTTTCATAAAGATATCCTGAAATTTGCTGTCCCCAGTAGTGTTGAATAATTCACAATGGGGTTGTTGGGATTTTTGGCTTATGCCATTTGTGCATCAATGATGCTGGTGCTAATTTTATCTCTTTAGAGATATTTAAAACCAACAATCTCAGCCCTAACGGTAAAATTCAGTTCAGACATTCTAACCTGAATCAATTAAATATATTAAGGAAAAGGCTTTGGGTAAAGTTATCTTAATCACAGGTGCAGCGAGATCTGGTAAAAGTGAATGGTCAGAAACTCTAGCGATGCAGTCAGGAAAGACTGTTGTTTACGTAGCAACAGCTGTGTCAGACCCGGCTGATGAAGAATGGCAAAAACGCATTCAAAAACATCAGAAACGCCGTCCTCAAGATTGGTTAACTTTATCAGTACCTATAGAACTTACTGCTACTTTAGCCGATGCAAAACCAAACACCTGCCTTTTAGTTGACTCGTTAGGAACTTGGGTAGCTAATTTGCTTGAGCAAGACGAAATCAGCTGGGAGAATACAATAACAGAATTTTTAGAGACTGTACAACTGGTTGCAGCCGATATGTTATTTGTTGCTGAAGAAGTGGGTTGGGGAGTAGTACCGGCTTATCCTAGTGGTCGTCAATTCCGCGATCGCTTGGGTACCTTAGTTCGCCAGTTAGGAGTTATTTGCGATAGCGTTTATTTAGTGACTGGGGGTCATGTATTAAATCTCAGCATTCTGGGTGTGCCATTACCGCCCCCAAAAGCGTAATCAATTTACAATTAAGAAATATACTTAAGTATTCATTGTTGAGTACAGACGCGATGAATCTTAGACGCGATGAATCGCGTCTCTACAAGTGTTGACTAAATCTCTTAATTGTTTATTCAGCATTGAATAATCAAAGTGTCAAATTTACAATCTAGAATTAGTTATATGGCAAACAAACAAGACGTTAAAAGATATCTTGCCTACTGGTTTCAGTTAGGCAGAAAGGTTATTGTTAGCAATGGCAAGGCAGAGTTATTGCCTCAACAGGTGCTGCAAGGCGATCGCTATAGTGAAGAATTTGAAGACATCTGGCAACAAATTCATCATCAAGCTAGCGAGTGTCACCTAGAAGGAACTGATGAAACAATAGCGGAACTGCTAACACCAGCATGGGAAATGCTACCTTGTAGTCGTTGCGAAATGCCAGTACCAATGCGAAATGTTGGTATGCCAGCTTTGTCTTGTCCCTGCAATACTTTACCAAACTGGCCTAATAGCGAACTACCGCAACCACGCAACCCTGTCAGCACCCAAGAACAACTTCAGATAATTCGCGATCGCCTTTGGAAGAAGGTGCATTCATCCAGCACTGTTGCTGATTAAGTTAAAAGTCACCAAATTTCTATATTGAGGCTTGGCTATTGAAATATTGGCTCTATAACGCTGTAGTTTAAGAATAGTGTTAGTTGTATAAATAATTTTTGTCTCACACAAGGCGTAAAGCCGCTAAGAAGTGTGGGTTTTTTTATTTTTTATTGTAGATGTCGTCACAGAGATTGCGATCGCAGCCCATAACATCTTTTATTACTGGTAGCATTTTGTTTAATCAGACATGATATGAAAGGATGCTTGTGTCATAGAGGTTAGTGTGGTGTCTTTCCTTGAAAATGCAAATTCTGCTGCCAAAGAAGTCATGGATCAGATCGATCCAACGTTATCTGCTAAGTATGCAACCGTCATTGAATTTCTCTGTGATAACCCAAATATGGCTGCTGCTGGACGTAGTAAAGACAGTTCAGAAATTGGAACCCTTAATTATATAAAGGTGCAAGCTTTAAATTTTAAAAAAGGTCGAGAACCGAAAACTCCCGAACCTCCAAAGACTATTCCTGATGAAATGGTGGGAATTATATTAAATCAGTATTTTAATGTTCCTGTGGATGAAATTCAAAAAGCAAAAGAATGGCATCTCCTTTCTATGGGTGCAGAAAATTTAGTTGGTGACCTTCTGGAAAGATACATAGCACATACTCTAGAAGATAAAGGTTGGGTATGGTGTTCAGGTTCGGTAGTTAGATCTGTAGATTTCATCTATCGTGATGAACAAAGACAATGGCAGTCGTTACAAGTTAAAAACAGAGATAATTCTGAAAACTCCTCATCATCAGCAATTAGAAACGGAACACCTATCAAGAAATGGCATAGAACGTTTTCTAAAAAGCAAGGGGACAATTGGAAAAATTTTCCCTTAAAAACCCCACATAATTTATCGGAAGAAAATTTCAAAAAGTTTGTCGAAAATTATTTGCAAAATCTGAAAAACATCATGTCTTAAGATTGCAAGAGTTATTTAACTTATACAAAACACTCGATGCCTGACAACGGTTTATCCTGTAAATCATTTGTACTGATGGCGGCAGAGGCTTTTCTCTCCCAGGAAACATCATCATTATTTTTATATCTTGAAAATGGAAAATCTTGTGGGGGATGGTGGAATTGTCCACTCATGTGAGTAAGAATTGTTCTACCTATTGCTTCTCCTAAACCCACAGGAACGGCGTTACCAATTTGCCGATATTGGTCGATGATTGAGCCACATACCATCCAGTTATCAGGAAATTGTTGAATACGCTTATATTCTTGGATGCTTAAAGGTCGATTGAGTACTGGATGGCAAATATCTGTTGCAGGCATAGCCGGATGGGTGACTAGGGTACAACTTGGCTTGTCCCAGGAAAGCCTTCTCAAAAACCCAGTTTTACCTCCTCCAGCATAGTAAGATTTTCCCAGTGCTTTTTTCTGCATCTCAAGAGGAAGGTGTTTCCAGTACTGTCCTTCCTGAAGCATTCGGTAATATACGAGCCTATTCTCTGGAAAATTCACGTACAATGCTTCTTCTTCTGGAAGATTGCTTATTGCATCACGTAAAGTTTGCCAGTGTGGTAGTCCAAAACTACCATTTTCTGAATGAGTTGGGTAAAGGTAAGGAACCTTACCGCCATCGCGATGGCAAATCATCACAACCCTTTCTCTGACTTGGGGAACTCCATAATTGGCTGTGTTGTATAGATTAAAGCTGATATCATATCCTCCCTTACGAAGAAGATTGATGATATGAAGCAAAGCGCCCCCTGGTAACTCATCTATGCTTAAGGGCGGGTTATTTTCTCCTCGTGCTGCATGAGGTCGATGTTTCAGTGGTGCAGAAAGAAGACCACGAACATTTTCTATAACGGCGTATTTAGGCTTAATATCAAGAATTATTTCTATAAATTTTAAGAATACATTACCGCGTTTATCATTAAATCCACGGCGCGCACCTGCAGTTGAAAATGCTTGACATGGCGGGCCTCCGACAATAATATCAACTTCGTTTTTTGATATTCCTGCATATTCAAGAATTTCATCTGTTGTATAAGATGAAATATCTCCAATCAGAGCGATCTCCGGTCGGTTAGATATTATTGTTTTGCGACAATATTTGTCCACTTCGCACCCAAGAACAATTTCTATCCCTGATTTTTCTAAACCGAGATCAAGTCCCATTGCACCCGAAAAGAAAGATAGTGCTTTAATGCCTTTCCCGTGTTTTTTCTTGCTTTTGCGATCAGATGGGTAATTAGATTCTAATTTCGCCTGATAAGATTCTATGGAATCTGACATGATCACCCAGGTTTTACCAACTTGCTGACCGACGAGTATACCTTCTCGAAGCAAAGAGCGAATTCTTTGCTCAGAAAAGCCAAGTTTACAAGCGGCTTCTTTTGTGGATAGATATGGAACTTCCATACTTTCTCAGTCGAAACTTTTTTCATACCATCAGTAATACTATCTCAAAGATCATGTCAAACCGCTACTTAAGAGATGAAGTGTTGATAGCTGGCGGTTGACTGTCAAGAGAGATTCAACCCCATTGTGTGATTTATCCCTTGATGACTTAGCTTAAAAGGCAGGTTAAATTTTTGCACGGCGATACATTAACAATGTAAACCAATACATTGGCAATGTAGGGCAATACATTAACAATGTAACCCGATGCATTAACATTGCATCAGCTTGCGTTGAGATAGCACGGTCATATTTCACCAAAATGCCTGCTGATACTAAATCCCATACTACTCAGTTAAGTGTTTTGAACTCAAAATAGCTTTTGGGAAAAATCTCAAAGGCTAAGGGTAAAAGGTTGCTTCTTTCCCTTTTCCCATTCCCCTTTCCCCCTTCACCGAAAATGATTGGTACTAAATCCATCAAGCCATATTCAGTACTTTCCGCAATAGCGCTTGGTCTTCTAACTTGGCTTTTAAACGCCCATTTTCGATATCGCGAATCCAGCTTTGGCTTTTACCTGTCAACTTTGCCAATTCTCGCTGGGAGAGGTTGAGATTTTTTCGCGCTTCTAAAATCTGTTCGCCAAGTAAGTCGCTTGTGGTTTTGGGTTTTCTTTTGCTTCTATTAACGTTACGCCGTGGTTTTTTGTCGCCGTCTGTGGTTTGTTGCTCCCATTCTGTAGGTAATTCAAAGGATAAAATCCGCGCATTCATCAGCAGATTCCATTTACCACGGGGGCCTGTGTCTGTTAGCCGGGTGTCGCCGTTACCATCGTTTGTCCAAAATTCTAAAGCCGCTTCTGGATCTTCGGGGACATCAATTAATTTTGCCCATAATGGTTGAATTTCTATCGGGTAGGTAACTGGATCAAAAATAGGTTTAATGCCATAGTGATTAAGCATTTCCAAGTCGCTTTCAAAGGTTCGCAGCAGACGTTTGCGTTCTTCTCTTTGTCTGGATGCTGAGGTGACTTTGGCTTCACCGTAAGCGACACGTAGTAAGGTAGGAACGGTAATGCGTTGTTCTCGCCCCATTTTGGTTTTAAACAGCAACCACAGCATCAATCTGGCTGCGCCTTCATGTTGTTGCCAAATGCTCATAATAGTTGTGAGCAGAGTTTTTGGCAAAATTCCATATTGATAGAAGGCGGTGCGTTCTTTACATCCTTGTTTATTTAAGAAATGCTGTGCCCAAATTCCGGCTTTAACTTTAAAAGTCAACCCCACTAAGTATTTGCATCCTTGCTTATCTTCTTGAAAGTGGTGTTCAATATTTACTAACTGCCACAAGCGGGTTCCGGCGATGGAAAAGCCATTAACTCTACCTTGTTGGGGCCAGTCTATGGAAATTATCAGTGAGCAAGCTTGCTGCACTATGTTTTTCATTAAAGCTAGTTTGGCATTTTTGTTCAGGTCTTTGCGTTTTTCTAGTCCTAAATATTTCTCTAGTTGGCGTTCATCAATGGAAAACTCTTGCTCCCAAGGTTGTTCTACTGCTGTCGCATGAGCTGCAAAAATCAGATGGATGCAAGTGGCTCTAATATCTAAAGCCTCAATTGCAGCAATGTCTGTAGTGCGAGTACTGTTATTGAATGCATCTTGGATGTGAAATGCGATCGCACCTCTACCTTGATTAACTTGTCTACTATAGGATAAATACCCAGCTTCATCGATTTCCCAATGTAAGGAAGTACGCTGTGCTAGGACGTTACAAGCTTCCCAAATCACAATCGCTGACGCAAAGGCGTTATTTTTACCATTAGAAAATAAATCTGGGCTGGTAGCATCTCTTGGTTCTACTTTACATCTCCCCTTTTTTGCTTGCCACGGAATTGGTGATTTTATCGGACAGGCGGCTACACATTGCGGTTCGGGATAATAACCCTCGCAATCGTTACAAAGACAAGGGTCGATCCAATACTCATTGTTTTCGATTTTGATTGCACCCGTCGGACATTGGGGTCGGCAATTGTCACATCCAACGCAACTGTTGTTAGGAATTGTATACGGCATAATGCACTTCCAACTATACTCGTTGAGATGTTTGGCTCAAGTCTCCCCAGGATGTGTCCTCTCTTTGAATGAGATTCACGACTCGCTACCAAATTATTTTGCTAACAAGAAAGGATTTTCTTGTTTGAGAAATTGCATCCACTTGGAGTTATTTAAGGCTTTTCACCTGAGCCTCTTATTAGTTCTTTATTAACTATAAATTTCATAATCATATTGAGAAATTTGTTCACAATGAGCTTAGAACTGGTTTTTAGTAACTTTAGGTTTGGAGACTTAGAAAATAGCTATTCTTTGACCTTAAAATCTTACCCAAACTGTTTTGCGCGAACATCAGACCTTACTGTTAATAGTATTCAACTTATTTATTAATAATTTTAATATTTTACATTACTTTATGGTCTGCAATTATGATTACACTTCTTTTCATAAATCAAGTTTGCAAGATAATTTAGTTTAATGTGCAATAATCACATTCATTTTATTTAAATTTGTATCAACTGCTAATTTCAGATTATGGTAAAAAGATTGGAATAATAAATATTGTAGTTATACAGGCGATCGCTTTCAATATTCAAGGCATCTGTATATCTCAACACTGTTATCTAAAGGTTTTCGGAATCAGCAGAAAAATCTTAATTTTGCAAGGGCATGAATTGTATAAATACCATGCTTGTATACCCATAAAAGATTCAGTTAGTTGATTTTGTATTTTATTAATAACCATTCATTGAAAGCGGCGGGAAACTCCATCCCCTTGTGGGTGGAGAGGGATAGCCGCCCCGCCGCTTGGGGCATAGGGCATTGGTATTTCTTTCCTATGCCCTATGCCCAATTCCCAATGCCCAAAAACTCCATCCCCTTGTGGGTGGAGTTTTTCATTGATCATGTATTTTCAGCAGTAAAACCACATCATGCGGCGCTAAATCATTTCTAATTGCCGTTTATTTATCAAAGCAGAAGACTAGAGATGATAGTATTTGAAAATAATAGTTGCTATATTTTGGCAATTAAAAAAGTCAATAAAGAAACAAGTAATACTTGATATAAGTCATAAAACTTTGATGAGACAAAAAACATTGTTTATTACCAAAAATAGACTATTAAGATTAAGTTAGGATGATGATTAAAGCACAAACATATTTGTAGGCAAAATTGCCGAGGATTTATTCATGGCACAACTAACAGGATTGACCTTTGGAGGTAAAACTTGGACTCCCAAATTCGCCCAATCAATCGATAAGGATAAATGTATCGGCTGTGGCAGATGCATGAAAGCCTGCGGGTATAATGTGCTTGATTTGAAAGCGCTCAACGAAGAAGGCGAATTTGTTGAAGATGAAGATGATGAAGAAATTGAACGCAAAGTAATGGTTGTTGCAACCCCTGAAAATTGTATTGGTTGCGAAGCTTGCTCACGTATTTGTCCTAAAAATTGCTACACCCACGCTCCATTGAATAATTAATTACGAATTTGTAATTAATAAGTGGTGTATTATCAGACCTTTAAAGGTCATTTAGTTATGGATGGAGTACAAATCTCTGTCCATAACTCTTATTTAATTTA contains:
- the hpsU gene encoding hormogonium polysaccharide biosynthesis acetyltransferase HpsU, producing the protein MTNNKYPMPNAQCPMPNAPFADLRKYDQSWFDRGRPGWYILLWWLVQAIAFPLTIQPLNQVRCMLLRLFGARIGKGVFIRPTARFTYPWKVTIGDYSWIGDDVVFYSLDEIHIGEHCVISHKSYLCTGSHDMRDPAFGLKTAKITINNGVWVAADCFVAPGVEIGANAVIGARSSVFSSMPSGQVCLGSPCRPQYPRLVDNS
- a CDS encoding glycosyltransferase family 2 protein: MPDIQISAIICTHNRDTYLGAAIDSLLAQDFAAEFEVVVVDNNSSDRTKEVVAQRASNPRLKYVFEPTTGLSVARNTGAKLASGEILAYLDDDAVASDRWLSVFYDAYKNNSQLAIAGGKVTLLWPQDVQQPRWLSPGLAANLGAYDLGDSTIYIDKPSFTPRGLNYCIRRSFLEEIGGFDPHLGRVGKNLLSNEELQMTEFALQKGWQVAYLPAALVAHNVAPERLKRSWFLNRGWWQGISECYREQLAGKAGISQLQRGGERFIRGLYKALQYFSDPAERFDKLVYAYGQIGYLNAAIQGLLSTANKK
- the fdxB gene encoding ferredoxin III, nif-specific is translated as MAQLTGLTFGGKTWTPKFAQSIDKDKCIGCGRCMKACGYNVLDLKALNEEGEFVEDEDDEEIERKVMVVATPENCIGCEACSRICPKNCYTHAPLNN
- a CDS encoding SinI family restriction endonuclease, giving the protein MSFLENANSAAKEVMDQIDPTLSAKYATVIEFLCDNPNMAAAGRSKDSSEIGTLNYIKVQALNFKKGREPKTPEPPKTIPDEMVGIILNQYFNVPVDEIQKAKEWHLLSMGAENLVGDLLERYIAHTLEDKGWVWCSGSVVRSVDFIYRDEQRQWQSLQVKNRDNSENSSSSAIRNGTPIKKWHRTFSKKQGDNWKNFPLKTPHNLSEENFKKFVENYLQNLKNIMS
- a CDS encoding glycosyltransferase family 2 protein — translated: MSSKIPVSVLIPAKNEQANLPACLTSLQIADEVFLVDSQSTDNSVAIAESFGAHIVQFKFNGSWPKKKNWSLDNLPFRNEWVLIVDCDERITPELWAEIAQVIQDDEYAGYYLNRRVFFLGKWIRHGGKYPDWNLRLFKHKQGRYENLHTEDIPNTGDNEVHEHVVLDGKVGYLKNDMLHEDFRDLYHWLERHNRYSNWEARVYYNLLTNRDEGGTIGGHLFGDAVQRKRFLKKVWVRLPFKPLLRFILFYIIQRGFLDGKAGYVYACLLSQYEYQIGAKLYELRDCGGTLNTAKS
- the cobU gene encoding bifunctional adenosylcobinamide kinase/adenosylcobinamide-phosphate guanylyltransferase, giving the protein MGKVILITGAARSGKSEWSETLAMQSGKTVVYVATAVSDPADEEWQKRIQKHQKRRPQDWLTLSVPIELTATLADAKPNTCLLVDSLGTWVANLLEQDEISWENTITEFLETVQLVAADMLFVAEEVGWGVVPAYPSGRQFRDRLGTLVRQLGVICDSVYLVTGGHVLNLSILGVPLPPPKA
- a CDS encoding 2-hydroxyacid dehydrogenase, whose protein sequence is MKIFVTRNLPTDLVQLNAMVSVEVWPERQPPPYEILLAKAKAVDGLLCLLTDRIDQQLIASSSLKVISQMAVGFDNIDIAAATAQKIPVGHTPGVLTDATADLTWALLMAAARRVVEADRFTRAGLWRTWEPDLLLGPNVAGATLGIIGWGRIGQAVARRAQGFDMRILYTSNRKCQPEVEKCYGAEFVTLDRLLQTSDFISIHTPGNQETYHLLSDREFALMKPSAILINTARGTIIDQEALYRALCQKQIAAAALDVTDPEPLPMDSPLLTLENLIITPHIGSASRQTRAKMADIAIANLIAGLKGDRLPYCVNPEVYR
- a CDS encoding helix-turn-helix domain-containing protein — translated: MPYTIPNNSCVGCDNCRPQCPTGAIKIENNEYWIDPCLCNDCEGYYPEPQCVAACPIKSPIPWQAKKGRCKVEPRDATSPDLFSNGKNNAFASAIVIWEACNVLAQRTSLHWEIDEAGYLSYSRQVNQGRGAIAFHIQDAFNNSTRTTDIAAIEALDIRATCIHLIFAAHATAVEQPWEQEFSIDERQLEKYLGLEKRKDLNKNAKLALMKNIVQQACSLIISIDWPQQGRVNGFSIAGTRLWQLVNIEHHFQEDKQGCKYLVGLTFKVKAGIWAQHFLNKQGCKERTAFYQYGILPKTLLTTIMSIWQQHEGAARLMLWLLFKTKMGREQRITVPTLLRVAYGEAKVTSASRQREERKRLLRTFESDLEMLNHYGIKPIFDPVTYPIEIQPLWAKLIDVPEDPEAALEFWTNDGNGDTRLTDTGPRGKWNLLMNARILSFELPTEWEQQTTDGDKKPRRNVNRSKRKPKTTSDLLGEQILEARKNLNLSQRELAKLTGKSQSWIRDIENGRLKAKLEDQALLRKVLNMA
- a CDS encoding DNA cytosine methyltransferase, with product MEVPYLSTKEAACKLGFSEQRIRSLLREGILVGQQVGKTWVIMSDSIESYQAKLESNYPSDRKSKKKHGKGIKALSFFSGAMGLDLGLEKSGIEIVLGCEVDKYCRKTIISNRPEIALIGDISSYTTDEILEYAGISKNEVDIIVGGPPCQAFSTAGARRGFNDKRGNVFLKFIEIILDIKPKYAVIENVRGLLSAPLKHRPHAARGENNPPLSIDELPGGALLHIINLLRKGGYDISFNLYNTANYGVPQVRERVVMICHRDGGKVPYLYPTHSENGSFGLPHWQTLRDAISNLPEEEALYVNFPENRLVYYRMLQEGQYWKHLPLEMQKKALGKSYYAGGGKTGFLRRLSWDKPSCTLVTHPAMPATDICHPVLNRPLSIQEYKRIQQFPDNWMVCGSIIDQYRQIGNAVPVGLGEAIGRTILTHMSGQFHHPPQDFPFSRYKNNDDVSWERKASAAISTNDLQDKPLSGIECFV